Proteins encoded within one genomic window of Streptomyces taklimakanensis:
- a CDS encoding nitric oxide synthase oxygenase, protein MESHDIWMRSRPFDPAGPGAGASSPPPDPPPPAGRPGGFADPEEAEEFLRLFHTEAPEQPVTFARRLHQVRAEIEATGTYVHTPEELAFGARVAWRNAARCIGRLYWNSLRVLDRRHVTAPEEIHHHLCEHLRQATNGGRIRPVVSVFAPDTPDRPGPRVWNDQLVRYAGHRRPDGGVTGDPAYVGFTDVVREMGWQPPGGPFDVLPLVVDAPDDKPRLFEVPRDLVLEVPLTHPEHPWFAELGLRWHAVPAISNMRLRIGGVDYPLAPFNGWYMGTEIGARTLVDTDRYNLLPTIAERLGLDTGSETTLWRDRALVEINIAVLHSFEAAGVRITDHHTESRRFLTHLAREESRGRIVPADWSWIVPPVSGGVTPVFHRYYDEADLRPAFHLDDRARALGRGRCPHGT, encoded by the coding sequence ATGGAATCCCACGACATATGGATGCGCTCCCGTCCCTTCGACCCCGCCGGCCCCGGCGCGGGCGCGTCCTCGCCCCCGCCCGACCCCCCGCCCCCGGCCGGCCGGCCGGGGGGATTCGCCGACCCGGAGGAGGCGGAGGAGTTCCTGCGCCTGTTCCACACCGAGGCCCCGGAACAGCCCGTCACCTTCGCGCGGCGCCTGCACCAGGTCCGTGCGGAGATCGAGGCGACCGGCACCTACGTCCACACTCCCGAGGAACTCGCCTTCGGGGCCCGGGTCGCCTGGCGCAACGCGGCCCGCTGCATCGGCCGCCTGTACTGGAACAGCCTGCGCGTGCTGGACCGGCGCCACGTCACCGCCCCCGAGGAGATCCACCACCACCTGTGCGAGCACCTGCGCCAGGCCACCAACGGCGGGCGCATCCGCCCCGTCGTCTCCGTCTTCGCCCCCGACACCCCCGACCGGCCGGGCCCCAGGGTCTGGAACGACCAGCTCGTCCGCTACGCCGGCCACCGCCGGCCGGACGGCGGGGTCACCGGTGACCCCGCGTACGTCGGTTTCACCGACGTCGTGCGGGAGATGGGTTGGCAGCCCCCGGGAGGCCCCTTCGACGTCCTGCCCCTGGTCGTCGACGCCCCCGACGACAAACCGAGGCTGTTCGAGGTGCCCCGCGACCTCGTGCTGGAGGTCCCGCTCACCCACCCCGAGCATCCGTGGTTCGCGGAGCTGGGCCTGCGCTGGCACGCGGTTCCGGCGATCTCCAACATGCGCCTGCGCATCGGCGGCGTCGACTACCCCCTCGCCCCGTTCAACGGCTGGTACATGGGGACCGAGATCGGAGCCCGCACCCTGGTCGACACCGATCGCTACAACCTGCTCCCCACCATCGCCGAACGACTGGGCCTGGACACCGGCAGCGAGACCACCCTGTGGCGCGACCGGGCCCTGGTGGAGATCAACATCGCGGTGCTGCACTCCTTCGAGGCCGCGGGCGTGCGGATCACCGACCACCACACCGAGTCCCGCCGCTTCCTCACCCACCTGGCCAGGGAGGAGAGTCGGGGCCGGATCGTACCGGCGGACTGGAGCTGGATCGTCCCGCCGGTCTCCGGCGGCGTCACCCCCGTCTTCCACCGCTACTACGACGAGGCCGACCTGCGTCCCGCCTTCCACCTCGACGACCGTGCCCGGGCCCTGGGTCGGGGACGGTGCCCCCACGGGACCTGA
- a CDS encoding ABC-F family ATP-binding cassette domain-containing protein has product MPPSAPSAASIVCSGLRFAWPDGTPVLEDFHLTVGPGRTGLVGLNGSGKSTLLKLITGELTPSEGSVRTTGEVGHLPQTVHLDTALRVDEALGVAAARAALHAIEAGDASEENFTAVGDDWDVEERSRAVLDQLGLEHVGLDRTIGEVSGGEAVLLRLAALLLARPEILLLDEPTNNLDLAARRRLYDAVASWHGVLVVVSHDRELLRRVDRIADLRDGEVHWYGGNLDAYEEALAAEQEAAERMVRAAEADVRRQKRELAEAHDKLARRVRYGNKMYATKREPKIVMNSRKRTAQESAGRHRILHEERLREARERLDEAAEAVRDDDEIRVDLPHTAVPRGRTVLSLDGVELRCGARAELHVHGPERIALVGRNGAGKTTLLRTIAGEVEPVAGEAVTHVATRYLPQRLDVLDGGLSVAANVARLAPQATDNHVRARLARFLFRGARADRRAGTLSGGERFRATLAALMLAEPAPQLLMLDEPTNNLDMASVRQLVSALENYRGALVVAGHDLPFLREIGITRWLLLDGELADVDPM; this is encoded by the coding sequence ATGCCACCGTCCGCACCGTCCGCCGCGTCCATCGTCTGCTCCGGGCTGCGTTTCGCCTGGCCGGACGGCACGCCCGTCCTGGAGGACTTCCACCTGACCGTCGGCCCCGGCCGCACCGGTCTGGTGGGGCTCAACGGCTCCGGGAAGTCCACGCTGTTGAAGCTGATCACGGGCGAGCTGACCCCCTCGGAGGGATCCGTGCGCACCACCGGTGAGGTCGGCCACCTGCCGCAGACCGTTCACCTGGACACCGCCCTGCGCGTGGACGAGGCCCTGGGCGTCGCGGCGGCCAGGGCCGCGCTGCACGCCATCGAGGCCGGGGACGCGAGCGAGGAGAACTTCACGGCCGTCGGCGACGACTGGGACGTCGAGGAGCGCTCCCGCGCCGTCCTCGACCAGCTCGGCCTGGAACACGTCGGCCTGGACCGCACCATCGGCGAGGTCTCCGGCGGCGAGGCGGTCCTGCTGCGGCTGGCCGCGCTGCTGCTGGCCCGGCCGGAGATCCTGCTGCTGGACGAGCCCACCAACAACCTCGACCTGGCCGCGCGCCGCCGGCTGTACGACGCCGTCGCCTCGTGGCACGGGGTGCTGGTCGTGGTCAGCCACGACCGCGAACTCCTCCGGCGCGTCGACCGGATCGCCGACCTCCGCGACGGCGAGGTCCACTGGTACGGCGGAAACCTCGACGCCTACGAGGAGGCCCTGGCCGCGGAGCAGGAGGCGGCCGAACGGATGGTCCGCGCGGCCGAGGCCGACGTGCGGCGCCAGAAGCGCGAACTGGCCGAGGCGCACGACAAGCTCGCCAGGCGGGTGCGCTACGGCAACAAGATGTACGCCACCAAGCGGGAACCCAAGATCGTGATGAACTCCCGCAAACGCACCGCCCAGGAGTCGGCGGGCCGGCACCGCATCCTGCACGAGGAACGGTTGAGGGAGGCGAGGGAACGGTTGGACGAGGCCGCCGAGGCGGTCCGGGACGACGACGAGATCCGCGTCGACCTGCCGCACACCGCCGTGCCGCGCGGCCGGACGGTGCTGTCCCTGGACGGGGTGGAGCTGCGCTGCGGGGCCCGCGCCGAGCTGCACGTGCACGGCCCGGAGCGGATCGCCCTGGTCGGGCGGAACGGGGCGGGCAAGACCACGCTGCTGCGCACGATCGCCGGGGAGGTGGAGCCGGTGGCGGGCGAGGCGGTGACCCACGTCGCGACGCGGTACCTGCCGCAGCGGCTGGACGTGCTGGACGGTGGACTGTCCGTCGCGGCGAACGTGGCCCGCCTCGCGCCGCAGGCGACCGACAACCACGTCCGGGCACGGCTGGCCCGCTTCCTGTTCCGGGGCGCGCGGGCGGACCGGCGGGCCGGGACCCTCTCGGGCGGCGAGCGGTTCCGGGCCACGCTGGCGGCGCTGATGCTGGCCGAGCCCGCGCCGCAGTTGCTGATGCTGGACGAGCCGACCAACAACCTGGACATGGCGAGCGTGCGGCAGTTGGTCTCCGCGCTGGAGAACTACCGGGGCGCGCTGGTGGTGGCCGGCCACGACCTCCCGTTCCTGCGGGAGATCGGGATCACTCGGTGGCTGCTGCTGGACGGCGAGTTGGCGGACGTCGACCCGATGTGA
- a CDS encoding uridine kinase, whose product MTDRARRDVRPVTWPRLTEAVADRLVETVPADGSPWTRAAIDGADAARPGRWADELAEALRLRGRPVHRVSASGFLRPASLRLEYGRRDPDAYHDLWLDDGALWREVFAPLGPGGTGRVLPDLWDPVADRATRSPYTTLAPGGVLLLDGPLLLGRGLPLDLTVHLRLTPAALARRTPEEERWTLPALARYEDETRPQETADVVVRVDDPRRPAWSG is encoded by the coding sequence ATGACCGACCGTGCCCGCCGCGACGTCCGTCCCGTCACCTGGCCCCGGCTGACCGAGGCGGTCGCCGACCGTCTGGTGGAGACCGTGCCCGCCGACGGCTCGCCCTGGACACGGGCGGCGATCGACGGAGCGGACGCCGCCCGGCCGGGGCGGTGGGCCGACGAACTCGCCGAGGCGCTGCGGCTGCGCGGCCGCCCGGTGCACCGGGTGAGCGCGAGCGGCTTCCTGCGCCCGGCGTCGCTGCGGCTGGAGTACGGCCGGCGGGACCCGGACGCGTACCACGACCTGTGGCTGGACGACGGGGCCCTGTGGCGGGAGGTGTTCGCTCCCCTCGGTCCCGGCGGCACCGGCCGCGTCCTGCCCGATCTGTGGGACCCGGTCGCCGACCGCGCCACCCGCAGCCCGTACACCACCCTTGCGCCCGGCGGCGTCCTGCTGCTGGACGGACCGCTGCTGCTCGGACGGGGCCTTCCGCTGGACCTGACCGTCCACCTGCGGCTCACCCCGGCCGCCCTGGCCCGCCGCACCCCCGAGGAGGAGCGCTGGACGCTGCCCGCCCTGGCCCGCTACGAGGACGAGACACGTCCGCAGGAGACGGCGGACGTGGTCGTCCGCGTCGACGACCCCCGCCGGCCGGCCTGGAGCGGCTGA
- a CDS encoding family 43 glycosylhydrolase, with translation MPPTRTRLRTHPLPLLAAALLALLATLVPGAPTVRATNAPASAPAAAPAAGTFTNPVVTRNGADPTIIRYNGYYYHLGTTWASHWEMRRSPTVGGLRNATPTTVYRETVASRCCNFWAPELHRLNGPNGLRWYLTYSAGVSGNIDHQHVHVLESAGNDPMGPYTYKGQVDPYGDNRWMIDSTYLTTPDGRLHLLYSFWEGGTQNLYAVRMSNPWTPTGRAVRISTPTHSWERQGASVNEAPVVLHHGGRIFLTYSASYCDTPDYKLGLMELTGDPLNPSAWRKFPTPVFQRNDANGVYGPGHNFFFPSPDGREVWMAYHANSSPSDGCGGTRTTRVQKVNWNADGTPNLGTPVSTSTVLPEPSGTPAGTDRE, from the coding sequence ATGCCCCCCACACGCACCCGCCTCCGCACTCATCCCCTGCCGCTCCTGGCGGCGGCGCTCCTCGCCCTCCTCGCCACCCTGGTGCCGGGCGCCCCCACGGTCCGCGCCACGAACGCCCCGGCCTCGGCCCCGGCCGCCGCCCCGGCCGCCGGGACCTTCACCAACCCCGTGGTCACGCGGAACGGCGCGGACCCGACGATCATCCGCTACAACGGCTACTACTACCACCTGGGCACCACCTGGGCCTCCCACTGGGAGATGCGCCGCTCCCCCACCGTCGGCGGCCTGCGGAACGCGACCCCCACCACGGTCTACCGCGAGACGGTCGCCTCCCGCTGCTGCAACTTCTGGGCGCCCGAACTCCACCGGCTGAACGGCCCGAACGGCCTGCGCTGGTACCTGACCTACAGCGCGGGCGTCTCCGGGAACATCGACCACCAGCACGTCCACGTCCTGGAGAGCGCCGGCAACGACCCCATGGGCCCGTACACCTACAAGGGCCAGGTCGACCCGTACGGCGACAACCGCTGGATGATCGACAGCACCTATCTGACCACGCCCGACGGCCGCCTCCACCTCCTCTACTCCTTCTGGGAGGGCGGCACGCAGAACCTGTACGCGGTCCGGATGAGCAACCCCTGGACCCCCACCGGCCGCGCGGTGCGCATCTCCACCCCCACCCACTCCTGGGAGAGGCAGGGCGCGAGCGTCAACGAGGCCCCCGTCGTCCTCCACCACGGCGGACGGATCTTCCTCACCTACTCCGCCTCGTACTGCGACACCCCCGACTACAAGCTGGGGCTGATGGAGCTGACCGGCGACCCGCTGAACCCGAGCGCCTGGCGGAAGTTCCCCACCCCGGTCTTCCAGCGCAACGACGCGAACGGGGTGTACGGACCGGGCCACAACTTCTTCTTCCCCTCCCCCGACGGCCGGGAGGTCTGGATGGCCTACCACGCCAACTCCAGCCCCTCGGACGGGTGCGGCGGCACCCGCACCACCCGGGTGCAGAAGGTGAACTGGAACGCCGACGGCACCCCGAACCTCGGCACCCCGGTCTCCACCTCCACCGTCCTGCCCGAGCCCTCCGGCACCCCGGCCGGCACCGACCGCGAGTGA
- a CDS encoding DUF1206 domain-containing protein, with amino-acid sequence MRTPTRTPTRTSTRTSVSARRGARRAANSSAAGTAARWGLVAYGVVHLLIGLLALRVALGDPERQADSGGALRELARQPFGQALVWAVGVGLAALALWRLSEAFLGAARPGGRRPKERLRSAARSAVLAVLSASAITLAVGSGSGGSTDERSRDLTARVLDLPAGRWLVGAAGLAVIGVGVWSGVRALRHAYREELGPVSARVRRVVDVLGVTGGVSRGLVFAVAGGFVVQAAVRYDPDEAKGLDDSLRALASTPAGPWLLAAVAVGLALYGLLLFALAHRHRG; translated from the coding sequence ATGAGGACACCGACACGGACACCGACACGGACATCGACGCGGACATCGGTCTCGGCCCGCCGAGGCGCCAGACGAGCCGCGAACAGTTCCGCCGCGGGCACCGCCGCCCGGTGGGGGCTGGTCGCCTACGGCGTGGTCCACCTGCTGATCGGCTTACTGGCCCTGCGGGTGGCCCTCGGCGACCCCGAGCGCCAGGCGGACAGCGGCGGCGCGTTGCGAGAGCTGGCGCGGCAGCCGTTCGGGCAGGCCCTGGTGTGGGCGGTGGGCGTGGGGCTCGCGGCGCTGGCCCTGTGGCGGCTCTCGGAAGCCTTCCTGGGCGCGGCGCGGCCGGGCGGGCGACGGCCGAAGGAACGGCTGCGATCGGCCGCGCGGTCCGCGGTGCTCGCCGTGTTGTCGGCGTCCGCGATCACTCTGGCCGTGGGGTCCGGGAGCGGCGGGTCGACCGACGAGCGGTCCCGCGACCTCACCGCCCGGGTGCTCGACCTGCCGGCGGGCCGTTGGCTGGTCGGCGCGGCGGGCCTGGCGGTGATCGGGGTCGGCGTGTGGAGCGGCGTGCGAGCGCTGCGCCACGCCTACCGCGAGGAGTTGGGTCCGGTATCGGCTCGTGTGCGGCGCGTCGTGGACGTGCTGGGGGTGACGGGCGGCGTCTCGCGCGGCCTGGTCTTCGCGGTGGCGGGCGGCTTCGTGGTGCAGGCGGCCGTGCGGTACGACCCCGACGAGGCGAAGGGTCTGGACGACTCCCTGCGCGCCCTGGCATCGACCCCGGCGGGTCCGTGGCTGCTGGCGGCGGTCGCCGTGGGGCTGGCGCTGTACGGGCTGCTGCTCTTCGCCCTGGCCCACCGGCACAGGGGCTGA
- a CDS encoding ester cyclase → MTFIQVIDCRTHQADKLDRLMDNWVRATQGKRTATHSIVGRDRSDSAHVVEIVEFPSYEEAVRNSRLPETDRIFREVLEVCDEAPTFTDLDVSRDEQLNTGVARTFVEEVINRRNYDVADALCTPDYREHDPALSSYGLGLARAKEENREVLEAFRPTITVESMIAEGDLVCARLTYTGRHVGPFKGMAPTDREVEGTGHVTFRCENGRIAEGWWNWDDLGLLRQIGAVGL, encoded by the coding sequence ATGACGTTCATCCAGGTCATCGACTGCAGGACCCACCAGGCCGACAAGCTGGACAGGCTGATGGACAACTGGGTCAGGGCGACCCAGGGCAAGCGCACGGCGACCCACTCGATCGTCGGCCGGGACCGCTCCGACTCCGCGCACGTGGTGGAGATCGTGGAGTTCCCCTCCTACGAGGAGGCGGTGAGGAACTCGCGGCTGCCCGAGACGGACCGGATCTTCCGGGAGGTGCTGGAGGTCTGCGACGAGGCGCCCACCTTCACGGACCTGGACGTCTCCCGGGACGAGCAGCTCAACACCGGTGTGGCGCGCACCTTCGTCGAAGAGGTGATCAACCGCAGGAATTACGACGTGGCGGACGCGCTGTGCACCCCCGACTACCGGGAGCACGATCCGGCCCTCTCCTCCTACGGCCTCGGGCTCGCGCGGGCCAAGGAGGAGAACCGGGAGGTTCTGGAGGCGTTCCGGCCCACGATCACCGTCGAGAGCATGATCGCCGAAGGGGACCTGGTGTGCGCGCGGCTGACCTACACGGGCCGCCACGTCGGGCCGTTCAAGGGGATGGCCCCCACCGACCGGGAGGTCGAGGGCACCGGTCACGTCACCTTCCGCTGCGAGAACGGGAGGATCGCGGAGGGTTGGTGGAACTGGGACGACCTCGGTCTGCTGCGGCAGATCGGCGCCGTGGGGCTGTGA
- a CDS encoding TetR family transcriptional regulator, with the protein MENTVRTVGLRERKKAATRQAVHEAALRLTVEHGFDQVTVEAVADAAGISRRTFSNYFAGKEDALLYGEEQQIHALVQAVRDRPVTEPAWEALRAALETLSRREDPPNREWAVRTRLAKRHPSLLARQLANHAALERELALALAVAERPGPKGVRPRVLAATFLTAVRIGMHLWIEEEQTREPAEVIGEILTEMAAPFV; encoded by the coding sequence ATGGAGAACACCGTGCGCACCGTGGGACTGCGCGAGCGCAAGAAGGCCGCCACCCGACAGGCGGTGCACGAGGCCGCACTGCGCCTGACCGTCGAGCACGGCTTCGACCAGGTCACGGTCGAAGCCGTCGCGGACGCGGCCGGGATCTCCCGCAGGACGTTCTCCAACTACTTCGCCGGCAAGGAGGACGCCCTCCTCTACGGCGAGGAGCAGCAGATCCACGCCCTCGTCCAGGCCGTGCGCGACCGCCCCGTCACCGAACCCGCCTGGGAGGCGCTGCGGGCCGCGCTGGAGACCCTGTCCCGGCGGGAGGATCCACCGAACCGCGAGTGGGCCGTCCGCACCCGCCTGGCCAAACGGCATCCCTCACTGTTGGCCCGGCAGCTCGCCAACCACGCCGCGCTCGAACGGGAACTCGCCCTCGCCCTCGCCGTCGCCGAGCGGCCCGGTCCGAAGGGAGTGCGGCCCCGGGTGTTGGCCGCGACCTTCCTCACCGCCGTCCGGATCGGCATGCACCTGTGGATCGAGGAGGAGCAGACGAGGGAACCCGCCGAGGTGATCGGCGAGATCCTCACCGAGATGGCGGCTCCGTTCGTCTGA
- a CDS encoding MDR family MFS transporter, with amino-acid sequence MDHRHVMRALSGLLVVLFVAMTSSTVVSVALPQIVGSLQGSQSQYTWVVTAMLLTSTASTPIWGRLADLFSKKLLLQIAIGIFVVASLGCGFAQDTGQLIAFRAVQGLGMGALQTLVQVIIGAMISPKERGRYNGYLGGVMAVATVGGPLLGGAIADVSWLGWRWCFFIAVPFTLPAMVMLARTLHLAEKRRPDVRIDYAGASLIAAGVSLLLLWVTFVDSDFAWISWQTGTMLGGSLVLLAAAVVVEARVAQPIVPLHTVRRRDPALAILASLAVGMAMFGGAVFLGQYFQIGRGHTPTEAGLLTIPMMLGVLLSSSISGRMVSRSGHVKPYIVTGTVVLTLGFTVLATIDHRTSLVVVGLGMFAVGTGVGMSMQNLVLVVQNTVPLSELGAASGAITFFRSLGGTVGVSVLGAVLANQVATDIADGLARLGIDAGGGTGGGATLDLAGMPPAVREVVRTAYGEATGHIFLVSTAIAVVSVIAASFLTPVKLRDSVDLEPSATSGESAEAVKAG; translated from the coding sequence ATGGACCACCGTCATGTGATGCGAGCGCTGAGCGGACTGCTCGTGGTGCTGTTCGTGGCGATGACCAGCAGCACCGTCGTGTCGGTGGCGCTCCCGCAGATCGTCGGCTCGCTCCAGGGCTCCCAGTCGCAGTACACCTGGGTCGTCACCGCGATGCTGCTGACGTCCACGGCGTCCACCCCGATCTGGGGCCGGCTGGCCGACCTGTTCAGCAAGAAGCTGCTGCTCCAGATCGCGATCGGCATCTTCGTCGTCGCGTCGCTGGGCTGCGGTTTCGCCCAGGACACCGGTCAGCTGATCGCCTTCCGCGCCGTCCAGGGCCTGGGCATGGGCGCGCTCCAGACCCTGGTGCAGGTGATCATCGGCGCGATGATCAGCCCCAAGGAACGCGGCCGGTACAACGGCTACCTCGGCGGCGTCATGGCCGTCGCCACCGTCGGCGGACCGCTGCTGGGCGGCGCCATCGCCGACGTCTCGTGGCTGGGGTGGCGCTGGTGCTTCTTCATCGCCGTCCCGTTCACCCTGCCGGCGATGGTCATGCTCGCGCGCACCCTGCACCTGGCCGAGAAGCGCCGCCCCGACGTGCGGATCGACTACGCCGGCGCCTCCCTCATCGCCGCCGGCGTCAGCCTGCTGCTGCTGTGGGTCACCTTCGTCGACAGCGACTTCGCCTGGATCTCCTGGCAGACCGGGACCATGCTCGGCGGCAGCCTGGTGCTCCTGGCCGCCGCGGTCGTCGTGGAGGCCAGGGTCGCCCAGCCGATCGTGCCGCTGCACACCGTCAGGCGCCGCGACCCGGCCCTGGCCATCCTCGCCAGCCTCGCCGTCGGCATGGCCATGTTCGGCGGGGCGGTCTTCCTCGGTCAGTACTTCCAGATCGGCCGCGGCCACACGCCCACCGAGGCGGGTCTGCTCACCATCCCGATGATGCTGGGCGTGCTGCTCTCCTCCTCGATCTCCGGACGCATGGTCTCCAGGAGCGGCCACGTCAAGCCGTACATCGTCACCGGCACCGTGGTCCTCACCCTGGGGTTCACGGTGCTGGCGACCATCGACCACCGCACCTCCCTCGTCGTCGTCGGCCTCGGCATGTTCGCGGTCGGCACCGGTGTCGGCATGTCGATGCAGAACCTGGTGCTCGTCGTCCAGAACACCGTCCCGCTGAGCGAGTTGGGCGCGGCCAGCGGAGCGATCACCTTCTTCCGCTCCCTCGGCGGCACCGTGGGCGTCTCGGTGCTCGGCGCGGTGCTGGCCAACCAGGTGGCGACGGACATCGCCGACGGTCTCGCCCGGCTGGGGATCGACGCGGGCGGCGGCACGGGCGGCGGGGCCACGCTGGACCTGGCGGGCATGCCGCCTGCGGTGCGGGAGGTCGTCCGGACCGCCTACGGCGAGGCCACCGGACACATCTTCCTGGTCTCCACCGCCATCGCCGTGGTGAGCGTGATCGCCGCGTCGTTCCTCACCCCCGTGAAGCTGCGCGACAGCGTCGACCTGGAGCCGTCCGCCACCTCGGGCGAGTCGGCCGAGGCGGTCAAGGCGGGCTGA
- a CDS encoding glycoside hydrolase family 16 protein produces the protein MQQTPPPPSSPSPTRRRLRRLRRLRWPTAVVAAAMSGVLFANSASAAPVTEHWTGDSPHFSQTSASGGTVGVVSMDGPRDGRALRLTLGAHPGVGPGNGVEISSDDRTYRYGTYGTRIRTADCTGQGRLGVVTGTFTYSTDHGDDDGDGLPDNHEIDIEVLCAQPHVVWLTIWTDYDGSVAPGQPIPVRKISRAIDMRTGRVLHNCYMVVLGGACQPEQPGENSPASVTPVPNFDSSTQFRTFMFDWQPDSVTFWGYDDNGRKNVLWDYRGPASRIPDKPSAFMQNVWHTNEWDPLDGPAREQPRTDISAYVDSTTLPR, from the coding sequence GTGCAGCAGACGCCACCCCCACCCTCCTCCCCGTCCCCCACCCGCCGCCGGCTCCGGCGGCTCCGGCGGCTCCGATGGCCCACGGCCGTCGTCGCCGCCGCCATGTCCGGCGTCCTCTTCGCCAACTCGGCCTCGGCCGCGCCCGTCACCGAGCACTGGACGGGCGATTCCCCCCACTTCTCGCAGACTTCCGCCTCCGGCGGCACCGTCGGCGTGGTGTCGATGGACGGCCCGCGCGACGGCCGGGCGCTCCGGCTCACCCTCGGCGCCCACCCCGGCGTCGGTCCGGGCAACGGCGTGGAGATCTCCAGCGACGACCGCACCTACCGCTACGGCACCTACGGCACCCGCATCAGAACGGCCGACTGCACCGGCCAGGGCCGCCTCGGCGTCGTCACCGGCACCTTCACCTACTCCACCGACCACGGGGACGACGACGGCGACGGACTGCCGGACAACCACGAGATCGACATCGAGGTGCTCTGCGCCCAACCCCACGTCGTCTGGCTGACCATCTGGACCGACTACGACGGCTCGGTGGCGCCGGGGCAGCCGATCCCCGTCCGCAAGATCTCCCGCGCGATCGACATGCGCACCGGACGGGTCCTGCACAACTGCTACATGGTCGTGCTCGGCGGCGCGTGCCAACCGGAGCAGCCGGGCGAGAACAGCCCCGCGAGCGTCACCCCCGTCCCGAACTTCGACTCCTCCACCCAGTTCCGCACCTTCATGTTCGACTGGCAGCCGGACTCGGTGACCTTCTGGGGCTACGACGACAACGGGCGGAAGAACGTCCTGTGGGACTACCGCGGTCCGGCGTCCCGCATCCCCGACAAGCCGTCGGCCTTCATGCAGAACGTCTGGCACACCAACGAGTGGGACCCGTTGGACGGCCCGGCCCGTGAACAGCCCCGGACCGACATCTCCGCCTACGTCGACTCCACCACGCTCCCCCGCTGA
- a CDS encoding acyl-ACP desaturase has product MTLATPRVSGSAQWTDARLLHALEEVVAKELDRHLKVAKDWMPHEYVPWSDGRNFDGPLDGEPWAPEQSKVTDIGRIALVVNLLTEDNLPSYHHEIATLFGRDGAWGTWVHRWTAEEGRHGIVMRDYLLTSRAVDPVQLENFRMAHMSEGFESDNRHSMLHSVAYVAFQELATRISHRNTGHQSGDPVCDRMLARIATDENLHMVFYRNLLRAAFELAPDQTMRAVRDVVVGFRMPGHGMPGFERAAAQMAIGGIYNLRIHHDDVLQPVLRFLKVLEIDGLGPEGLRAQEELGMYLEGLDGEARKLDERLAARRARIEARKAAAGS; this is encoded by the coding sequence ATGACCCTCGCCACCCCTCGTGTCTCCGGCTCGGCGCAGTGGACGGACGCCCGTCTGCTCCACGCCCTGGAGGAGGTGGTGGCGAAGGAACTCGACCGTCATCTGAAGGTCGCCAAGGACTGGATGCCGCACGAGTACGTGCCCTGGAGCGACGGCCGCAACTTCGACGGGCCGCTGGACGGCGAGCCCTGGGCCCCCGAGCAGTCCAAGGTCACCGACATCGGCCGCATCGCCCTGGTGGTGAATCTGCTGACCGAGGACAACCTCCCCAGCTACCACCACGAGATCGCCACCCTCTTCGGCCGTGACGGCGCCTGGGGCACCTGGGTCCACCGCTGGACCGCCGAGGAGGGGCGGCACGGCATCGTGATGCGCGACTACCTGCTGACCTCCCGCGCCGTGGACCCGGTGCAGTTGGAGAACTTCCGGATGGCCCACATGTCGGAGGGCTTCGAGTCCGACAACCGGCACTCGATGCTCCACTCGGTGGCCTACGTCGCCTTCCAGGAGCTGGCCACCCGCATCTCCCACCGCAACACCGGCCACCAGTCCGGCGATCCGGTCTGCGACCGCATGCTGGCGCGCATCGCCACCGACGAGAACCTGCACATGGTCTTCTACCGCAATCTGCTGCGGGCCGCCTTCGAGCTGGCTCCGGACCAGACGATGCGCGCGGTGCGCGACGTGGTGGTGGGCTTCCGGATGCCGGGCCACGGCATGCCCGGCTTCGAGCGGGCCGCCGCGCAGATGGCGATCGGTGGGATCTACAACCTGCGCATCCACCACGACGACGTGCTCCAGCCGGTGCTGCGCTTCCTGAAGGTCCTGGAGATCGACGGCCTCGGTCCCGAGGGGCTGCGCGCCCAGGAGGAGTTGGGGATGTACCTGGAGGGGTTGGACGGCGAGGCCCGCAAGCTCGACGAGCGCCTGGCCGCCCGTCGGGCCCGTATCGAGGCCCGCAAGGCGGCCGCCGGATCCTGA